From a region of the Longimicrobium sp. genome:
- a CDS encoding site-2 protease family protein, translating to MEFNLERVLLALPILLLSLTAHEFAHAWVALRQGDDTAYRQGRVTMNPAAHVDIIGTLVFPALAIASGMPLLGWAKPVPTNPANYRNYRRGDILVSIAGVCANAILAVFFALVAFLLFQALTAASGAASETLGIAFQMALYGVIGNVGLIVFNLLPIPPLDGSHVMYHMLPPSAAASYRQIYPYGFIILWALVLTNALDILWPVIRGISRVLLAPIGVPLL from the coding sequence ATGGAATTCAACCTCGAGCGCGTTCTTCTTGCTCTTCCCATCCTGCTGCTGTCGCTGACCGCGCACGAGTTCGCCCACGCCTGGGTGGCGCTGCGGCAGGGCGACGATACCGCGTACCGCCAGGGCCGGGTGACCATGAACCCCGCCGCGCACGTCGACATCATCGGCACGCTCGTCTTTCCCGCGCTGGCCATCGCCAGCGGAATGCCGCTGCTGGGGTGGGCCAAGCCGGTGCCGACCAATCCGGCGAACTATCGCAACTACAGGCGCGGCGACATCCTGGTGTCCATCGCCGGCGTGTGCGCCAACGCCATCCTGGCGGTCTTCTTCGCCCTCGTGGCGTTCCTTCTGTTCCAGGCCCTCACCGCGGCATCGGGAGCCGCGAGCGAGACGCTGGGGATCGCCTTCCAGATGGCGCTGTACGGGGTCATCGGCAACGTGGGGCTGATCGTCTTCAACCTCCTGCCCATCCCGCCGCTGGACGGGTCGCACGTGATGTATCACATGCTTCCGCCCAGCGCCGCCGCCTCGTACCGCCAGATCTACCCGTACGGGTTCATCATCCTGTGGGCGCTGGTGCTCACGAATGCCCTCGACATCCTGTGGCCCGTGATCCGCGGGATCTCACGGGTGCTGCTGGCGCCCATCGGCGTTCCGCTGCTCTGA
- a CDS encoding segregation and condensation protein A gives MEAVAAQDPFDIDVERFHGPLDLLLHLIRNQDIDIFDIPIAKITEQFLAAIRAVEHLELERAGEFLEMAATLVRIKAQMLFPRRVDDEETEDPRADLVRRLLEFEHFREAAQLMERSERERARLFARGFVEARPAPRLADLPLETQWDEVWDALVRLGERLNAPEIVHHVRGREVKMEDKIQEIMALLEQMRRVEFARIVEPWGTRIHAVASLLACLELAKRSVVRVRQASPFTPLWIFHARDEAA, from the coding sequence ATGGAAGCGGTCGCGGCGCAGGACCCGTTCGACATCGACGTGGAGCGGTTCCATGGGCCGCTGGACCTGCTGCTGCACCTGATCCGCAACCAGGACATCGACATCTTCGACATCCCCATCGCGAAGATCACCGAGCAGTTCCTGGCGGCCATCCGCGCCGTGGAGCACCTGGAGCTGGAACGGGCGGGGGAATTCCTGGAGATGGCGGCCACGCTGGTGCGCATCAAGGCCCAGATGCTCTTTCCCCGCCGCGTGGACGACGAGGAAACCGAGGACCCCCGCGCCGACCTGGTGCGCCGCCTGCTGGAGTTCGAGCACTTTCGCGAGGCCGCGCAGCTGATGGAGCGCTCCGAGCGCGAGCGCGCGCGCCTGTTCGCCCGCGGCTTCGTGGAGGCGCGCCCTGCGCCGCGCCTGGCCGACCTGCCGCTGGAAACGCAGTGGGACGAGGTGTGGGACGCGCTCGTTCGCCTGGGTGAGCGGCTGAACGCGCCGGAGATCGTGCACCACGTGCGCGGGCGCGAGGTGAAGATGGAAGACAAGATCCAGGAGATCATGGCGCTCCTGGAGCAGATGCGGCGCGTGGAGTTCGCGCGCATCGTGGAGCCGTGGGGCACGCGCATTCACGCCGTGGCCTCGCTGCTGGCCTGCCTGGAGCTGGCCAAGCGCAGCGTGGTGCGCGTGCGGCAGGCCAGCCCCTTCACCCCGCTCTGGATCTTTCACGCCAGGGACGAGGCGGCGTGA
- the scpB gene encoding SMC-Scp complex subunit ScpB, with the protein MIRPSRVIEALLFASESPLSPADLARADEALDEERVEAAIAELRAEYDREGRAFTVFEVGGGYQLLTRPEFAPVLERFDSVPGAQRLSGPALETLAIISYRQPVGRAEVEEIRGVGAGGVLKTLQERGLIEVVGRGEGLGRPLLYGTTPFFLQHFGFRSLADLPRSEELPVVLARRDEPRDTNGEAAGIS; encoded by the coding sequence GTGATCCGCCCCAGCCGCGTGATCGAGGCGCTGCTGTTCGCCAGCGAGTCGCCGCTTTCGCCCGCGGACCTGGCCCGCGCCGACGAGGCGCTGGACGAGGAACGGGTGGAAGCCGCCATCGCCGAGCTGCGGGCCGAGTACGACCGCGAGGGGCGCGCGTTCACCGTCTTCGAGGTGGGCGGCGGCTACCAGCTGCTCACGCGGCCGGAGTTTGCGCCGGTGCTGGAGCGCTTCGACTCCGTTCCCGGCGCGCAGCGGCTGTCGGGGCCGGCGCTGGAAACGCTGGCCATCATCTCCTACCGCCAGCCCGTGGGGCGCGCCGAGGTCGAGGAAATCCGCGGCGTGGGGGCGGGCGGCGTTCTGAAGACCCTGCAGGAGCGGGGGTTGATCGAGGTGGTGGGCCGCGGCGAGGGGCTGGGCCGCCCGCTGCTGTACGGCACCACGCCCTTCTTCTTGCAGCATTTCGGCTTCCGGAGCCTGGCAGACCTGCCTCGCTCCGAGGAGCTTCCCGTCGTGCTGGCGCGGCGGGACGAACCGAGGGACACGAATGGCGAAGCAGCCGGGATTTCTTAA
- a CDS encoding Ran-binding zinc finger domain-containing protein, with protein sequence MSQQNPIAGSPVLQLIQQREQLNQWIARLDEVAPQASSRATERVRADYADRLRRVNEDLATHRDEIEADLQAQRGALDAAEQQRAHAADIMDEVQLRHLIGELDEAAWNRQRPELEQAVALAEEALVHARGEVERLQALAADIAGAATRASAPAPTAAATPAPPTAAAPDAAPVPPAAAPPPAPAEVEDDWEPSFPEADAAPVSPESLAPADEPLAAADATASADTAGADEWDPFGAEFGPPQETADVEEELPWLEGIDEAAKTWTPPAPAVEEDAGLDFLRDIEESARTPEPATGDLGADDLAFLEELDRAIGAPPVSIAGAATPAPPAATPPPAPAAAGPGGRAEPLLCKECGAINEPHSWYCEICGSEL encoded by the coding sequence ATGAGCCAACAGAACCCCATCGCCGGTTCGCCGGTGCTGCAGCTGATCCAGCAGCGCGAGCAGCTGAACCAGTGGATCGCACGCCTGGACGAGGTGGCGCCGCAGGCATCCAGCCGCGCGACCGAGCGCGTGCGCGCCGACTACGCCGACCGCCTGCGCCGCGTCAACGAAGACCTGGCGACGCACCGCGACGAGATCGAGGCCGACCTGCAGGCGCAGCGAGGCGCGCTGGACGCGGCCGAGCAGCAGCGCGCCCACGCGGCCGACATCATGGACGAGGTGCAGCTGCGCCACCTGATCGGCGAGCTGGACGAGGCCGCGTGGAACCGGCAGCGGCCGGAGCTGGAGCAGGCCGTGGCCCTCGCCGAGGAGGCGCTGGTGCACGCCCGCGGCGAGGTGGAGCGCCTGCAGGCCCTGGCCGCCGACATAGCGGGCGCCGCAACCCGCGCTTCCGCTCCGGCTCCGACCGCCGCGGCCACCCCGGCTCCGCCCACCGCCGCCGCGCCCGACGCGGCTCCGGTGCCTCCCGCAGCCGCGCCCCCGCCGGCGCCCGCGGAGGTGGAGGACGACTGGGAGCCGTCGTTCCCGGAGGCGGATGCAGCGCCGGTCTCGCCGGAGTCGCTGGCCCCGGCGGACGAGCCGCTCGCGGCCGCGGACGCTACCGCCTCCGCGGACACCGCCGGCGCGGACGAGTGGGATCCGTTCGGCGCGGAGTTCGGCCCGCCGCAGGAAACGGCCGACGTGGAAGAGGAGCTGCCCTGGCTGGAGGGGATCGACGAGGCCGCAAAGACGTGGACCCCGCCCGCGCCCGCGGTGGAGGAGGATGCGGGGCTGGACTTCCTGCGCGACATCGAGGAGTCGGCCCGCACGCCCGAGCCCGCGACGGGCGACCTGGGCGCGGACGACCTGGCGTTCCTCGAAGAGCTGGATCGCGCCATCGGCGCCCCGCCGGTCTCCATCGCCGGAGCCGCCACGCCGGCGCCTCCCGCGGCCACGCCGCCGCCCGCTCCCGCCGCCGCGGGCCCTGGAGGCCGAGCCGAGCCGCTGCTGTGCAAGGAGTGCGGGGCCATAAACGAGCCGCACTCGTGGTACTGCGAGATCTGCGGGTCGGAGTTGTAG
- a CDS encoding amidohydrolase family protein, with product LMLAELTGGRLHVQHVSTRRGVELIREAKARGVRVTAEGTPHHFTLTDAAVEAYRTDAKMNPPLRSAADRDAVRQGVADGTLCVIATDHAPHHYDEKEQAFEDAPNGIVGLETALGLSYTELVETGLMDLATLIERMSCAPARSMSLAGLGSLAAGSLADVTILDPRIEWTVDPKTFLSMSRNTPFGGRQLRCRAVMTIVGGKTAWQLEGKQG from the coding sequence ACCTGATGCTGGCTGAGCTCACCGGCGGGCGGCTTCACGTGCAGCACGTTTCCACCCGCCGCGGGGTGGAGCTGATCCGCGAGGCCAAGGCGCGCGGGGTCCGGGTGACGGCGGAAGGTACGCCCCACCACTTCACGCTGACGGACGCGGCGGTGGAGGCGTACCGCACCGACGCCAAGATGAACCCGCCCCTGCGCTCGGCCGCGGACCGCGACGCGGTGCGGCAGGGCGTGGCGGACGGAACGCTGTGCGTGATCGCCACGGACCACGCGCCCCACCACTACGACGAAAAGGAGCAGGCCTTCGAGGACGCTCCCAACGGCATCGTGGGGCTGGAGACTGCGCTCGGCCTGAGCTACACCGAGCTGGTGGAGACCGGGCTGATGGACCTGGCCACGCTGATCGAGCGGATGAGCTGCGCGCCGGCGCGGTCGATGTCGCTGGCGGGGCTGGGATCGCTGGCTGCGGGCAGCCTGGCGGACGTGACGATCCTGGATCCCCGCATCGAGTGGACGGTGGATCCGAAGACGTTCCTGTCCATGAGCCGCAACACGCCGTTCGGAGGGCGCCAGCTGCGCTGCCGGGCGGTGATGACCATCGTGGGCGGCAAAACCGCCTGGCAGCTGGAAGGAAAGCAGGGATGA
- the rpsT gene encoding 30S ribosomal protein S20: MPNVKSAEKRMRTNEVRAERNRQFRSRLRTALKKVRSATSADDATPAFREAASLLDRAARKRIIHPNKAARAKSRLSARIAAIAA, encoded by the coding sequence TTGCCGAACGTCAAGTCCGCCGAGAAGCGGATGCGGACCAACGAGGTCCGCGCCGAGCGCAACCGTCAGTTCCGTTCGCGTCTGCGCACCGCGCTGAAGAAGGTGCGTTCCGCGACGAGCGCCGATGACGCGACTCCCGCGTTCCGCGAGGCCGCTTCGCTGCTGGACCGCGCTGCCCGCAAGCGCATCATCCATCCGAACAAGGCCGCGCGCGCCAAGAGCCGCCTGAGCGCCCGGATCGCCGCCATCGCGGCCTGA
- a CDS encoding 3'-5' exoribonuclease YhaM family protein, which translates to MREVVPRPFLPPRVDPRAFCGPAYPWPRVCDLRDDGREVIACYVVHEKNRRETKAGKPFLEFVLGDASGSVAAMMWDDAERCDRLVAADDVVGVRARVGSYREKLQLTISFIEPLEVSDDDLAMFLPASPRDRGQMCRELDALIATVSDPPLRTLLARCVGGKTPLGRTFRIHPAAKRNHHAYLGGLLEHSLSVARAADRMCAHYREQGAALDRDLLVAAALLHDVGKVKELAARRTFSYTDEGQLLGHILLGLQMVTREAESIPGFRPDQLLHLQHLIASHQGKLEWASPKIPMTLEAIILHAADELDAKMNSGMAMVSALEPGAWTGFDRHLERALYRPPEPLADAPPPAVLEPVSPQAFVKDVMLDMFRG; encoded by the coding sequence ATGAGGGAAGTGGTGCCCAGGCCGTTCCTGCCCCCGCGCGTAGACCCGCGCGCGTTCTGCGGGCCGGCGTACCCGTGGCCGCGCGTATGCGACCTGCGTGACGACGGGCGCGAGGTGATCGCGTGCTACGTGGTGCACGAGAAGAACCGGCGCGAAACCAAGGCAGGCAAGCCGTTCCTGGAGTTCGTGCTGGGCGACGCCTCCGGCAGCGTGGCCGCCATGATGTGGGACGACGCCGAGCGCTGCGACCGCCTGGTCGCGGCCGACGACGTGGTGGGCGTCCGCGCCCGCGTGGGCAGCTACCGCGAAAAGCTTCAGCTGACCATCAGCTTCATCGAGCCGCTGGAGGTGTCGGACGACGACCTGGCGATGTTCCTGCCCGCGTCCCCGCGCGACCGCGGGCAGATGTGCCGGGAGCTGGACGCGCTGATCGCCACCGTCAGCGATCCTCCCCTGCGGACGCTCCTGGCGCGCTGCGTGGGCGGCAAGACGCCGCTGGGCCGCACCTTCCGCATCCATCCCGCCGCCAAGCGCAACCACCACGCGTACCTGGGCGGCCTGCTGGAGCACTCGCTCTCCGTCGCCAGGGCGGCGGACCGGATGTGCGCGCACTACCGCGAGCAGGGCGCCGCGCTGGACCGCGACCTGCTGGTGGCCGCCGCGCTGCTGCACGACGTCGGCAAGGTGAAGGAGCTGGCGGCGCGCCGCACCTTTTCGTATACGGACGAGGGGCAGCTGCTGGGGCACATCCTGCTGGGGCTGCAGATGGTGACGCGCGAGGCCGAAAGCATTCCCGGCTTCCGGCCCGACCAGCTGCTTCACCTGCAGCACCTGATCGCGAGCCACCAGGGCAAGCTGGAGTGGGCCAGCCCCAAGATTCCCATGACGCTCGAGGCCATCATCCTTCACGCGGCCGACGAGCTGGACGCCAAGATGAACTCGGGGATGGCGATGGTGTCGGCGCTGGAGCCCGGTGCGTGGACAGGCTTCGACCGGCACCTGGAGCGCGCCCTGTACCGCCCGCCCGAGCCCCTGGCCGACGCGCCGCCCCCGGCGGTGCTGGAGCCCGTTTCGCCCCAGGCGTTCGTGAAGGACGTGATGCTCGACATGTTCCGCGGCTGA